A stretch of Magnetococcales bacterium DNA encodes these proteins:
- the purE gene encoding 5-(carboxyamino)imidazole ribonucleotide mutase, with amino-acid sequence MNAATTPLVGILMGSDSDWEVMKEAGKVLRDFGIPFEMSVTSAHRTPERTHDYAHSASQRGVRVLIVGAGAAAHLAGVVASITDLPVIGVPLSATELQGMDALLATVQMPGGIPVATMAIGKAGAKNAALLAARILALSDPVLAERYQAFKNQMAAEVTAKHDALQNRLKEIHF; translated from the coding sequence ATGAACGCAGCGACTACCCCTCTGGTGGGGATTCTGATGGGATCCGACTCGGACTGGGAGGTGATGAAGGAGGCGGGCAAGGTGCTGCGCGACTTCGGCATTCCGTTTGAAATGAGCGTCACCTCCGCCCACCGCACCCCGGAACGCACCCACGACTACGCCCATTCCGCCTCTCAACGGGGGGTGCGGGTGTTGATCGTCGGGGCCGGAGCCGCCGCCCATCTGGCCGGGGTGGTGGCCTCCATCACCGATCTGCCGGTGATCGGCGTGCCCCTGTCGGCCACGGAACTGCAAGGCATGGACGCCCTGCTGGCCACGGTGCAGATGCCCGGAGGCATCCCGGTGGCCACCATGGCCATCGGCAAGGCCGGCGCCAAAAACGCGGCCCTGCTGGCGGCGCGAATTCTGGCCCTCTCCGATCCGGTTCTGGCGGAACGCTATCAGGCTTTCAAAAACCAAATGGCCGCCGAAGTGACCGCCAAACACGACGCCTTGCAAAACCGCTTGAAAGAAATCCATTTTTGA
- a CDS encoding threonylcarbamoyl-AMP synthase has product MLDAIAALHQGEVIGLPTETLFGLAADPWHPEAVARLTRLKARPTDKGFILLVARQEDLASLVEPPSPLARSLMARFWPGPLTLVLPARSGLPDPITGGSGSVAVRHSPAPAVQELLALWRGPLISTSANRAGEPPPATSQEVREIWHSEGMLVLDGTIRPDALPSTLLKITANRATLLRHGAIPLEQLRSWIPDLEEAV; this is encoded by the coding sequence ATGCTCGACGCCATCGCCGCCTTGCACCAAGGAGAGGTGATCGGTCTGCCCACCGAAACCCTGTTCGGTCTGGCAGCCGACCCTTGGCACCCGGAAGCCGTGGCCCGTTTGACCCGCCTGAAGGCCCGCCCCACAGACAAGGGCTTCATCCTGCTGGTGGCCAGACAAGAAGATCTGGCCTCCCTGGTGGAACCCCCCTCCCCGTTGGCGCGCTCCCTCATGGCCCGATTCTGGCCCGGCCCCCTGACCCTGGTGCTGCCGGCGCGTTCCGGCCTGCCCGACCCCATCACCGGAGGCAGTGGATCTGTGGCGGTGCGTCACTCGCCGGCCCCGGCGGTGCAAGAACTGCTCGCCCTGTGGCGTGGTCCCCTCATCTCCACCAGCGCCAACCGCGCCGGAGAGCCTCCCCCGGCCACCTCCCAAGAGGTGCGGGAGATCTGGCATTCCGAGGGGATGCTGGTCCTCGACGGCACCATCCGCCCCGACGCCCTCCCTTCCACCCTGCTCAAAATCACCGCAAACCGGGCCACGCTGTTGCGCCACGGCGCCATCCCGCTGGAACAACTGCGGTCCTGGATTCCCGACCTGGAGGAGGCGGTGTGA